In the Aliarcobacter cryaerophilus genome, one interval contains:
- a CDS encoding immunoglobulin-like domain-containing protein, which yields MANLAQIQSIAQGQFFVKDSLGNLTELKVGDTVSLNDIIVAASSNTDLSKIEILFDTNELITLSQGEQLLDTTLLASTFGNEELAFDKQEVDETLNAWNNAQDGDETDMETAAGDVTEQATNAGDERAADGGALRSKFNSRDGASTNVESDLRDISFGGGNTEEPQEQIPTELLNPVGATTPTTPTIPVDTRVPASVITLSDPTVDEGNQITIVATVTNPPQTDLIITLSNGQTTQTITISAGETTGSVTFDNPNSEDVYIDNSTETYTITGTTGGNYVSLDTSDKGTVTVNDTTTTGTKITVSDVTVSEGGTASVGVSVNADTKVDLVVTLDAKDANGNNIQVTIPAGTPANTVITSPEFVINNAEDVYVDGSSFEVGIVSTNNDATQKDNFEALDTSDKGTVTVNDTTTTGTKITVSDVTVSEGGTASVGVSVNADTKVDLVVTLDAKDANGNNIQVTIPAGTPANTVITSPEFVINNAEDVYVDGSSFEVGIVSTNNDATQKDNFEALDTSDKGTVTVNDTTTTGTKITVSDVTVSEGGTASVGVSVNADTKVDLVVTLDAKDANGNNIQVTIPAGTPANTVITSPEFVINNAEDVYVDGSSFEVGIVSTNNDATQKDNFEALDTSDKGTVTVNDTTTTGTKITVSDVTVSEGGTASVGVSVNADTKVDLVVTLDAKDANGNNIQVTIPAGTPANTVITSPEFVINNAEDVYVDGSSFEVGIVSTNNDATQKDNFEALDTSDKGTVTVNDTTTTGTKITVSDVTVSEGGTASVGVSVNADTKVDLVVTLDAKDANGNNIQVTIPAGTPANTVITSPEFVINNAEDVYVDGSSFEVGIVSTNNDATQKDNFEALDTSDKGTVTVNDTTTTGTKITVSDVTVSEGGTASVGVSVNADTKVDLVVTLDAKDANGNNIQVTIPAGTPANTVITSPEFVINNAEDVYVDGSSFEVGIVSTNNDATQKDNFEALDTSDKGTVTVNDTTTTGTKITVSDVTVSEGGTASVGVSVNADTKVDLVVTLDAKDANGNNIQVTIPAGTPANTVITSPEFVINNAEDVYVDGSSFEVGIVSTNNDATQKDNFEALDTSDKGTVTVNDTTTTGTKITVSDVTVSEGGTASVGVSVNADTKVDLVVTLDAKDANGNNIQVTIPAGTPANTVITSPEFVINNAEDVYVDGSSFEVGIVSTNNDATQKDNFEALDTSDKGTVTVNDTTTTGTKITVSDVTVSEGGTASVGVSVNADTKVDLVVTLDAKDANGNNIQVTIPAGTPANTVITSPEFVINNAEDVYVDGSFEVGIVSTNNDATQKDNFEALDTSDKGTVTVNDTTTTGTKITVSDVTVSEGGTASVGVSVNADTKVDLVVTLDAKDANGNNIQVTIPAGTPANTVITSPEFVINNAEDVYVDGSSFEVGIVSTNNDATQKDNFEALDTSDKGTVTVNDTTTTGTKITVSDVTVSEGGTASVGVSVNADTKVDLVVTLDAKDANGNNIQVTIPAGTPANTVITSPEFVINNAEDVYVDGSSFEVGIVSTNNDATQKDNFEALDTSDKGTVTVNDTTTTGTKITVSDVTVSEGGTASVGVSVNADTKVDLVVTLDAKDANGNNIQVTIPAGTPANTVITSPEFVINNAEDVYVDGSSFEVGIVSTNNDATQKDNFEALDTSDKGTVTVNDTTTTGTKITVSDVTVSEGGTASVGVSVNADTKVDLVVTLDAKDANGNNIQVTIPAGTPANTVITSPEFVINNAEDVYVDGSSFEVGIVSTNNDATQKDNFEALDTSDKGTVTVNDTTTTGTKITVSDVTVSEGGTASVGVSVNADTKVDLVVTLDAKDANGNNIQVTIPAGTPANTVITSPEFVINNAEDVYVDGSSFEVGIVSTNNDATQKDNFEALDTSDKGTVTVNDTTTPIDVTITAIVSTPKIIDVDTKLDGTTGVKITGINSDGEEVDLSIITGTNHDGFGIDGKNLSNGDTKELGVGEKIVVEFTNGKDVNSLDVSFAWRNNHETAKLTFVKDGQVVGYATVDGDGSSTTKAIVKYYDENNNLIKTQEAEGSSDRVDKAFTFELPDSNGGIVSFDKVEFSAPENKDDYLINKIVYKEVLNPEVTDVVTKGGDITFNIQVDENYPPQGTATATVEVNGKEYYVELNSTGRGTLTIDSKELGDLSNIIAKVTEVKGGNYEKVNPTEASFNFTPTLKSTDDNISTDEDVSYTLKVTDFGEVSSNTKEFKIAELPTNGKLFLNITVGDTIFNPDGTKAVATQDSRVEITKDQIVTLGQVGAGKVVFEPTANSDADGQFKFQVGDGNGKFSEEYTTTIDIKAVADAPTVSIDITKIGATIIVVDGDTGNSNNDGNNSIGGIVTENFWQGYNSKEDIMTNSTHNENSIGWQNPFTENIDNVDINGNQTQWIDTQDGNDNVYISGNAGGMNAGNGDDKVFIKGDATNNINLGSGNDELHIKGNSSTIDAGDGDDRVKIEGNANNDIQLGAGNDSLEIKGNSSSISAGDGDDKIKIEGNSNGTIELGNGNNYLEIKGNATSIQVGIDSGNDRVIVNGNATNNISLGKGDDYLELGGKILNYVDGGEGNNDSVYLKGYTLTEYQALIANGNEWRVKNFENIKLGDGTIVKGDGSVFETSKPENIIKAVEYKVDISASLKDTDGSETLSVVIKNVPAGAILESNKYEILNNVDGSYTVKIPAGIKDISDSLTMKVPESYKGEINLQIEAKATEVNDNLDGNNFATATANDTIKTVTIEPFKAELDMELSSATINTITTKDVNTVATEQAGIKLGADGKYYETKVVSKTEKIVDNEALKDLTVKINGKEYTGITVGADGKYYVIDNTIAKEQKTIEVEREVTKTVSLTEKQVESFMIEVTKETKGIVLGKEVTDLGKNETIDKNSSKTYTLEQPTSNIEIKLASGSGKIEFVDKNGKVIGSSTTQTGTDSKGYSVPKDAVGVKITATNALKMDAIKYHVDPHEETVQVGGKILDVEGMQKAGISWNSTVSEKQVQTQDITKLGSTVGDGNIKGFNPEAKANSQVFDFGKDKAFQKVIIEVDATISGTWNFNKNSTKDVFVVSANGVPQGAYNFSSNQDYSSQSDFNKNIGKDNPNGFDVKYVNGTLSQKYTYEVYLDENGKAQMNFTVASTNTDEWVTITEVRATYNGLSGFVQTKTEIEKVTETIFVGVPTNVEYKGELPTKEITKYETVQVETTPIYTKLTQYEYELDLSASITVGSGELSTITLKDIPSGVTIKGYEANEDGSYTIKIGEDGKSQLTLVSDSLLSDAEKKAINATVEANSEDGSQSSKINVNIEGDISHSIKAFGTEDNDDISINTENSTSIDADGGAGYDTIKLEENNDIDFSNLGNLIKNIEAIDLTDGNHKLTNITLDDVLKMSGDDNKIKITGDEFDSVTFKNTIGQDGQEQNWSKTAGEGVDKGFDIYVNSGDPTLQVKVEQPISDGITN from the coding sequence ATGGCAAATTTAGCACAAATACAATCAATTGCACAGGGGCAATTTTTTGTAAAAGATTCTCTGGGAAATTTAACTGAGTTAAAAGTAGGTGACACTGTATCTTTAAATGATATAATAGTTGCTGCAAGCTCAAATACAGATTTGTCAAAAATAGAAATACTTTTTGATACAAATGAACTAATAACACTAAGTCAAGGTGAACAACTTTTAGATACTACTTTACTAGCAAGTACTTTTGGAAATGAAGAGTTGGCATTTGATAAACAAGAAGTAGATGAAACACTAAATGCTTGGAATAATGCACAAGATGGTGATGAAACAGATATGGAGACAGCAGCAGGTGATGTAACAGAACAAGCAACAAATGCAGGTGATGAAAGAGCTGCTGATGGAGGAGCTTTAAGAAGTAAGTTTAACTCAAGAGATGGTGCTTCAACAAATGTTGAGAGTGATTTAAGAGATATTTCTTTTGGTGGAGGAAATACTGAAGAACCTCAAGAACAAATTCCAACTGAACTTTTAAATCCAGTTGGTGCAACAACTCCTACAACTCCAACTATACCAGTAGATACAAGAGTTCCAGCATCGGTTATTACTCTATCAGATCCAACTGTAGATGAAGGAAATCAAATAACTATCGTAGCAACTGTTACAAATCCACCACAAACAGATTTGATAATAACTTTGAGCAATGGACAAACTACACAAACTATAACTATATCAGCTGGAGAGACAACAGGTAGTGTAACATTTGATAATCCAAATAGTGAAGATGTATATATCGATAATAGTACAGAAACTTACACAATAACAGGTACTACGGGTGGAAACTATGTTAGTTTAGATACAAGCGATAAAGGAACAGTAACAGTAAATGATACAACTACAACTGGAACAAAAATAACAGTTTCAGATGTAACAGTTTCTGAGGGTGGAACAGCAAGTGTAGGAGTTTCAGTAAATGCAGATACAAAAGTAGATTTAGTTGTAACACTAGATGCAAAAGATGCAAATGGAAATAATATACAAGTTACAATTCCAGCAGGAACACCAGCAAATACAGTTATAACTTCTCCAGAGTTTGTAATAAATAATGCAGAAGATGTATATGTAGATGGTTCAAGCTTTGAAGTAGGAATAGTATCTACAAATAATGATGCAACACAAAAAGATAACTTTGAAGCATTAGATACAAGCGATAAAGGAACAGTAACAGTAAATGATACAACTACAACTGGAACAAAAATAACAGTTTCAGATGTAACAGTTTCTGAGGGTGGAACAGCAAGTGTAGGAGTTTCAGTAAATGCAGATACAAAAGTAGATTTAGTTGTAACACTAGATGCAAAAGATGCAAATGGAAATAATATACAAGTTACAATTCCAGCAGGAACACCAGCAAATACAGTTATAACTTCTCCAGAGTTTGTAATAAATAATGCAGAAGATGTATATGTAGATGGTTCAAGCTTTGAAGTAGGAATAGTATCTACAAATAATGATGCAACACAAAAAGATAACTTTGAAGCATTAGATACAAGCGATAAAGGAACAGTAACAGTAAATGATACAACTACAACTGGAACAAAAATAACAGTTTCAGATGTAACAGTTTCTGAGGGTGGAACAGCAAGTGTAGGAGTTTCAGTAAATGCAGATACAAAAGTAGATTTAGTTGTAACACTAGATGCAAAAGATGCAAATGGAAATAATATACAAGTTACAATTCCAGCAGGAACACCAGCAAATACAGTTATAACTTCTCCAGAGTTTGTAATAAATAATGCAGAAGATGTATATGTAGATGGTTCAAGCTTTGAAGTAGGAATAGTATCTACAAATAATGATGCAACACAAAAAGATAACTTTGAAGCATTAGATACAAGCGATAAAGGAACAGTAACAGTAAATGATACAACTACAACTGGAACAAAAATAACAGTTTCAGATGTAACAGTTTCTGAGGGTGGAACAGCAAGTGTAGGAGTTTCAGTAAATGCAGATACAAAAGTAGATTTAGTTGTAACACTAGATGCAAAAGATGCAAATGGAAATAATATACAAGTTACAATTCCAGCAGGAACACCAGCAAATACAGTTATAACTTCTCCAGAGTTTGTAATAAATAATGCAGAAGATGTATATGTAGATGGTTCAAGCTTTGAAGTAGGAATAGTATCTACAAATAATGATGCAACACAAAAAGATAACTTTGAAGCATTAGATACAAGCGATAAAGGAACAGTAACAGTAAATGATACAACTACAACTGGAACAAAAATAACAGTTTCAGATGTAACAGTTTCTGAGGGTGGAACAGCAAGTGTAGGAGTTTCAGTAAATGCAGATACAAAAGTAGATTTAGTTGTAACACTAGATGCAAAAGATGCAAATGGAAATAATATACAAGTTACAATTCCAGCAGGAACACCAGCAAATACAGTTATAACTTCTCCAGAGTTTGTAATAAATAATGCAGAAGATGTATATGTAGATGGTTCAAGCTTTGAAGTAGGAATAGTATCTACAAATAATGATGCAACACAAAAAGATAACTTTGAAGCATTAGATACAAGCGATAAAGGAACAGTAACAGTAAATGATACAACTACAACTGGAACAAAAATAACAGTTTCAGATGTAACAGTTTCTGAGGGTGGAACAGCAAGTGTAGGAGTTTCAGTAAATGCAGATACAAAAGTAGATTTAGTTGTAACACTAGATGCAAAAGATGCAAATGGAAATAATATACAAGTTACAATTCCAGCAGGAACACCAGCAAATACAGTTATAACTTCTCCAGAGTTTGTAATAAATAATGCAGAAGATGTATATGTAGATGGTTCAAGCTTTGAAGTAGGAATAGTATCTACAAATAATGATGCAACACAAAAAGATAACTTTGAAGCATTAGATACAAGCGATAAAGGAACAGTAACAGTAAATGATACAACTACAACTGGAACAAAAATAACAGTTTCAGATGTAACAGTTTCTGAGGGTGGAACAGCAAGTGTAGGAGTTTCAGTAAATGCAGATACAAAAGTAGATTTAGTTGTAACACTAGATGCAAAAGATGCAAATGGAAATAATATACAAGTTACAATTCCAGCAGGAACACCAGCAAATACAGTTATAACTTCTCCAGAGTTTGTAATAAATAATGCAGAAGATGTATATGTAGATGGTTCAAGCTTTGAAGTAGGAATAGTATCTACAAATAATGATGCAACACAAAAAGATAACTTTGAAGCATTAGATACAAGCGATAAAGGAACAGTAACAGTAAATGATACAACTACAACTGGAACAAAAATAACAGTTTCAGATGTAACAGTTTCTGAGGGTGGAACAGCAAGTGTAGGAGTTTCAGTAAATGCAGATACAAAAGTAGATTTAGTTGTAACACTAGATGCAAAAGATGCAAATGGAAATAATATACAAGTTACAATTCCAGCAGGAACACCAGCAAATACAGTTATAACTTCTCCAGAGTTTGTAATAAATAATGCAGAAGATGTATATGTAGATGGTTCAAGCTTTGAAGTAGGAATAGTATCTACAAATAATGATGCAACACAAAAAGATAACTTTGAAGCATTAGATACAAGCGATAAAGGAACAGTAACAGTAAATGATACAACTACAACTGGAACAAAAATAACAGTTTCAGATGTAACAGTTTCTGAGGGTGGAACAGCAAGTGTAGGAGTTTCAGTAAATGCAGATACAAAAGTAGATTTAGTTGTAACACTAGATGCAAAAGATGCAAATGGAAATAATATACAAGTTACAATTCCAGCAGGAACACCAGCAAATACAGTTATAACTTCTCCAGAGTTTGTAATAAATAATGCAGAAGATGTATATGTAGATGGTTCCTTTGAAGTAGGAATAGTATCTACAAATAATGATGCAACACAAAAAGATAACTTTGAAGCATTAGATACAAGCGATAAAGGAACAGTAACAGTAAATGATACAACTACAACTGGAACAAAAATAACAGTTTCAGATGTAACAGTTTCTGAGGGTGGAACAGCAAGTGTAGGAGTTTCAGTAAATGCAGATACAAAAGTAGATTTAGTTGTAACACTAGATGCAAAAGATGCAAATGGAAATAATATACAAGTTACAATTCCAGCAGGAACACCAGCAAATACAGTTATAACTTCTCCAGAGTTTGTAATAAATAATGCAGAAGATGTATATGTAGATGGTTCAAGCTTTGAAGTAGGAATAGTATCTACAAATAATGATGCAACACAAAAAGATAACTTTGAAGCATTAGATACAAGCGATAAAGGAACAGTAACAGTAAATGATACAACTACAACTGGAACAAAAATAACAGTTTCAGATGTAACAGTTTCTGAGGGTGGAACAGCAAGTGTAGGAGTTTCAGTAAATGCAGATACAAAAGTAGATTTAGTTGTAACACTAGATGCAAAAGATGCAAATGGAAATAATATACAAGTTACAATTCCAGCAGGAACACCAGCAAATACAGTTATAACTTCTCCAGAGTTTGTAATAAATAATGCAGAAGATGTATATGTAGATGGTTCAAGCTTTGAAGTAGGAATAGTATCTACAAATAATGATGCAACACAAAAAGATAACTTTGAAGCATTAGATACAAGCGATAAAGGAACAGTAACAGTAAATGATACAACTACAACTGGAACAAAAATAACAGTTTCAGATGTAACAGTTTCTGAGGGTGGAACAGCAAGTGTAGGAGTTTCAGTAAATGCAGATACAAAAGTAGATTTAGTTGTAACACTAGATGCAAAAGATGCAAATGGAAATAATATACAAGTTACAATTCCAGCAGGAACACCAGCAAATACAGTTATAACTTCTCCAGAGTTTGTAATAAATAATGCAGAAGATGTATATGTAGATGGTTCAAGCTTTGAAGTAGGAATAGTATCTACAAATAATGATGCAACACAAAAAGATAACTTTGAAGCATTAGATACAAGCGATAAAGGAACAGTAACAGTAAATGATACAACTACAACTGGAACAAAAATAACAGTTTCAGATGTAACAGTTTCTGAGGGTGGAACAGCAAGTGTAGGAGTTTCAGTAAATGCAGATACAAAAGTAGATTTAGTTGTAACACTAGATGCAAAAGATGCAAATGGAAATAATATACAAGTTACAATTCCAGCAGGAACACCAGCAAATACAGTTATAACTTCTCCAGAGTTTGTAATAAATAATGCAGAAGATGTATATGTAGATGGTTCAAGCTTTGAAGTAGGAATAGTATCTACAAATAATGATGCAACACAAAAAGATAACTTTGAAGCATTAGATACAAGCGATAAAGGAACAGTAACAGTAAATGATACAACTACAACTGGAACAAAAATAACAGTTTCAGATGTAACAGTTTCTGAGGGTGGAACAGCAAGTGTAGGAGTTTCAGTAAATGCAGATACAAAAGTAGATTTAGTTGTAACACTAGATGCAAAAGATGCAAATGGAAATAATATACAAGTTACAATTCCAGCAGGAACACCAGCAAATACAGTTATAACTTCTCCAGAGTTTGTAATAAATAATGCAGAAGATGTATATGTAGATGGTTCAAGCTTTGAAGTAGGAATAGTATCTACAAATAATGATGCAACACAAAAAGATAACTTTGAAGCATTAGATACAAGCGATAAAGGAACAGTAACAGTAAATGATACAACTACTCCAATAGATGTAACAATAACTGCAATAGTATCAACACCAAAAATTATTGATGTAGATACAAAACTAGATGGAACAACGGGAGTTAAAATAACTGGAATTAATAGTGATGGTGAAGAGGTAGATTTATCTATCATAACAGGAACAAACCATGATGGATTTGGTATAGATGGTAAAAATCTATCAAATGGTGATACAAAAGAGTTAGGAGTAGGAGAAAAAATTGTTGTTGAATTTACAAATGGTAAGGATGTAAACTCTCTTGATGTTTCTTTTGCTTGGAGAAATAACCATGAAACAGCAAAACTTACATTTGTAAAAGATGGACAAGTTGTTGGTTATGCTACTGTTGATGGTGATGGTTCTAGTACTACAAAAGCTATTGTTAAATATTATGATGAAAATAATAATTTAATAAAAACTCAAGAAGCTGAAGGAAGTTCAGATAGAGTTGATAAAGCATTTACTTTTGAGTTACCAGATTCAAATGGGGGAATAGTATCATTTGATAAAGTTGAGTTTTCTGCACCAGAAAATAAAGATGATTATTTAATCAACAAAATTGTTTACAAAGAGGTGTTAAATCCTGAAGTAACTGATGTTGTAACAAAAGGAGGAGATATAACATTTAATATTCAAGTAGATGAAAATTATCCTCCTCAAGGAACAGCAACAGCTACTGTTGAAGTAAATGGAAAAGAATACTATGTTGAATTAAATTCAACAGGTAGAGGAACTTTGACTATAGATTCTAAAGAACTAGGAGATTTATCAAATATTATTGCAAAAGTAACAGAAGTAAAAGGTGGTAATTATGAAAAAGTTAATCCTACAGAAGCTAGTTTTAATTTTACACCTACTTTAAAATCTACAGATGATAATATATCTACAGATGAAGATGTATCTTATACTCTTAAAGTAACTGATTTTGGTGAAGTTTCTTCAAATACTAAAGAGTTTAAAATTGCTGAATTACCAACAAATGGAAAGTTATTCTTAAATATTACAGTAGGTGATACAATATTTAATCCAGATGGAACTAAAGCTGTAGCTACTCAAGATTCAAGAGTTGAGATTACAAAAGATCAAATTGTTACTTTAGGTCAAGTTGGAGCAGGAAAAGTTGTTTTTGAACCAACTGCAAATAGCGATGCTGATGGACAGTTTAAATTCCAAGTAGGTGATGGAAATGGAAAATTTAGTGAAGAGTACACAACAACTATTGATATAAAAGCAGTTGCAGATGCACCAACTGTAAGTATTGATATAACAAAAATTGGAGCTACTATAATAGTTGTTGATGGAGACACGGGAAATTCTAATAATGATGGAAATAATAGTATAGGTGGAATAGTTACTGAAAACTTCTGGCAAGGTTATAACAGTAAAGAAGATATTATGACTAACTCAACTCATAATGAAAATAGCATAGGATGGCAAAATCCATTTACTGAAAATATTGATAATGTTGATATAAATGGGAATCAAACACAATGGATAGATACTCAAGATGGAAATGACAATGTATATATCTCTGGAAATGCTGGTGGTATGAATGCAGGAAATGGAGATGATAAAGTATTTATAAAAGGAGATGCAACTAATAATATTAATTTAGGTTCAGGAAATGATGAATTACATATTAAAGGAAATTCTTCAACAATTGATGCTGGAGATGGTGATGATAGAGTAAAAATTGAAGGCAATGCGAATAATGATATTCAACTTGGAGCTGGAAATGATAGCTTAGAAATTAAAGGTAATTCTTCATCTATAAGTGCTGGTGATGGAGATGATAAAATAAAAATTGAAGGTAATTCAAATGGTACTATAGAATTAGGTAATGGAAATAACTATTTAGAAATCAAAGGAAATGCTACTTCTATTCAAGTTGGTATAGATTCTGGGAATGATAGAGTTATAGTTAATGGAAATGCAACAAACAATATCAGTTTAGGAAAAGGAGATGACTATTTAGAGTTAGGTGGAAAAATTCTAAATTATGTTGATGGCGGAGAAGGAAATAATGATTCAGTTTATTTAAAAGGATATACTCTTACTGAATATCAAGCTTTGATAGCAAATGGTAACGAATGGAGAGTGAAAAATTTTGAAAATATAAAACTGGGTGATGGAACTATTGTTAAGGGAGATGGTAGTGTATTCGAAACTTCAAAACCAGAAAACATTATAAAAGCAGTTGAATATAAAGTAGATATTTCAGCATCTCTAAAAGATACAGATGGAAGTGAAACTTTAAGTGTAGTTATCAAAAATGTACCAGCAGGGGCAATATTAGAAAGTAATAAATATGAAATATTAAACAATGTAGATGGAAGTTATACAGTAAAAATTCCAGCTGGTATAAAAGATATTTCAGATTCACTTACTATGAAAGTTCCAGAAAGTTATAAAGGTGAGATAAATCTTCAAATAGAAGCAAAAGCAACTGAAGTAAATGATAATTTAGATGGGAATAATTTTGCAACAGCAACAGCAAATGATACTATTAAAACTGTAACAATAGAGCCATTTAAAGCTGAATTAGATATGGAGTTAAGTAGTGCAACAATTAACACTATAACAACTAAAGATGTTAATACAGTTGCAACAGAACAAGCTGGTATTAAGCTAGGAGCGGATGGTAAATATTATGAAACTAAAGTAGTAAGTAAAACTGAAAAGATAGTGGACAATGAAGCTCTGAAAGATTTAACAGTTAAAATTAATGGTAAGGAATATACTGGTATTACGGTAGGTGCAGATGGTAAATATTATGTTATAGATAATACTATTGCAAAAGAGCAAAAAACTATAGAAGTTGAAAGAGAAGTTACTAAAACAGTTTCACTAACAGAGAAACAAGTTGAAAGTTTTATGATAGAGGTAACTAAAGAGACAAAAGGTATTGTTCTTGGAAAAGAGGTTACTGATTTAGGTAAAAATGAAACTATTGATAAAAATAGTTCTAAAACTTATACACTAGAACAACCAACTTCAAATATAGAGATAAAACTTGCAAGTGGTTCAGGAAAAATTGAGTTTGTAGATAAAAATGGGAAAGTTATTGGAAGTTCTACAACTCAGACTGGAACTGATTCAAAAGGTTATAGTGTACCAAAAGATGCTGTTGGAGTAAAAATCACAGCTACTAATGCTTTAAAAATGGATGCTATAAAATACCATGTAGATCCACATGAAGAGACTGTACAAGTTGGTGGTAAAATACTTGATGTTGAGGGTATGCAAAAAGCAGGAATTAGCTGGAATAGTACTGTAAGTGAAAAACAAGTTCAAACTCAGGACATAACTAAATTAGGTTCGACAGTTGGAGATGGTAATATCAAAGGATTTAATCCAGAAGCTAAAGCAAATAGCCAAGTTTTTGATTTTGGAAAAGATAAAGCATTCCAAAAAGTAATTATAGAAGTAGATGCAACTATTTCAGGAACTTGGAATTTTAATAAAAATTCTACAAAAGATGTTTTTGTTGTTAGTGCAAATGGAGTTCCTCAAGGTGCTTATAATTTTTCATCAAATCAAGATTATAGTAGTCAGAGTGATTTCAATAAAAATATAGGAAAAGACAATCCAAATGGTTTTGATGTAAAATATGTGAATGGAACATTAAGTCAAAAATATACTTATGAAGTATATTTAGATGAAAATGGTAAAGCTCAAATGAACTTCACAGTTGCTTCAACAAATACAGATGAATGGGTAACTATTACAGAAGTTAGAGCAACTTACAATGGTTTGAGTGGATTTGTACAAACAAAAACAGAGATAGAAAAGGTTACTGAAACAATATTCGTTGGTGTACCAACAAATGTAGAGTATAAAGGAGAGTTGCCTACAAAAGAGATTACAAAATATGAAACTGTACAGGTAGAGACTACTCCAATATATACAAAACTTACTCAATATGAGTATGAGTTAGATTTAAGTGCTTCAATAACTGTGGGTAGTGGTGAACTATCTACTATTACTTTAAAAGATATTCCAAGTGGAGTAACTATAAAAGGATATGAGGCAAATGAAGATGGAAGTTATACTATAAAAATTGGAGAAGATGGAAAATCTCAATTAACTTTAGTTTCTGATAGCTTATTAAGCGATGCAGAGAAAAAAGCAATTAATGCTACTGTTGAAGCTAATAGTGAAGATGGTTCGCAATCAAGCAAGATAAATGTAAATATAGAAGGCGATATTTCACATAGTATAAAAGCTTTTGGTACAGAAGATAATGATGATATTTCTATTAATACAGAAAACTCAACTTCTATAGATGCTGATGGTGGAGCTGGTTACGATACTATTAAATTAGAAGAAAATAATGATATTGATTTTTCTAATTTAGGAAATTTAATCAAAAATATTGAAGCTATTGATTTAACAGATGGTAATCATAAGCTTACAAACATTACATTAGATGATGTTTTAAAAATGAGTGGAGATGATAATAAGATTAAAATTACTGGAGATGAATTTGATAGTGTTACATTTAAAAACACTATTGGTCAAGATGGACAAGAACAAAATTGGTCAAAAACAGCTGGAGAAGGTGTAGATAAAGGATTTGATATCTATGTAAATAGTGGAGATCCAACACTTCAAGTTAAGGTTGAGCAACCAATTTCGGATGGTATTACAAACTAA